A single window of Rubripirellula lacrimiformis DNA harbors:
- the lhgO gene encoding L-2-hydroxyglutarate oxidase, whose translation MPQHHDIIIIGGGIVGLATAMRLCQRFSDQRVLVVEAEQDVGQHQSGHNSGVLHSGIYYRPDSEKARMCLIGKAAMESFCDQHQIAWDRCGKVIVATTPNELNRLDSIAQRGVQNKVPHQRIDTDDLRLMEPNVAGLAALHVPGTGIVNYGKVCQVMRDVICRSGGELRVGFSVQQIIRVGQSLTLKSRSGDTVQAARMINCGGLRSDRIFEMAGGTRTVRIVPFRGEYYDLVAGRESLCRNLIYPVPDPSFPFLGVHFTRMIDGGVECGPNAVLALSRSGYRWRDVHLGDMIDSIAFRGFRSLAKRHWRMGLGEMHRSASKAAFVAALRRLIPSIRPSDLKPGRSGVRAQAVSPDGQLIDDFLIEESDHAIHVLNAPSPAATASIAIADHIIDRFAG comes from the coding sequence GTGCCCCAGCACCACGACATTATCATCATCGGCGGTGGGATTGTCGGACTGGCCACGGCGATGAGGCTGTGCCAAAGGTTTTCGGATCAGCGCGTGCTGGTCGTCGAGGCCGAACAGGACGTGGGCCAACATCAAAGTGGTCACAATTCGGGTGTGTTGCATTCGGGCATTTATTACCGCCCCGATTCCGAAAAGGCACGGATGTGTTTGATCGGCAAAGCCGCGATGGAATCGTTCTGCGATCAGCACCAAATCGCGTGGGACCGCTGCGGCAAGGTCATCGTCGCAACCACTCCAAACGAACTGAATCGTTTGGATTCGATCGCCCAGCGAGGCGTCCAGAACAAGGTTCCCCACCAACGGATCGATACCGATGACCTGCGGTTGATGGAACCGAATGTGGCGGGCCTAGCGGCGCTGCACGTGCCCGGAACCGGCATCGTGAACTATGGCAAAGTCTGCCAAGTCATGCGTGATGTGATTTGCCGATCGGGAGGCGAGTTGCGCGTCGGTTTCTCGGTCCAGCAGATCATACGTGTCGGGCAATCGCTGACGCTGAAATCGCGTTCGGGCGATACCGTCCAAGCCGCCCGGATGATCAACTGTGGCGGCCTACGAAGTGACCGAATATTCGAAATGGCTGGCGGTACGCGGACGGTGCGAATCGTGCCATTTCGAGGTGAATACTATGATCTGGTCGCCGGCCGTGAATCGCTTTGCCGCAATCTGATCTATCCAGTCCCCGATCCATCGTTCCCCTTTTTAGGGGTTCATTTCACGCGGATGATCGATGGGGGTGTCGAGTGCGGCCCCAACGCGGTGCTTGCCTTGTCGCGGTCAGGGTATCGATGGCGAGACGTCCATCTAGGCGACATGATCGACAGCATCGCGTTCCGGGGTTTCCGATCGCTGGCAAAGCGACATTGGCGGATGGGACTGGGCGAAATGCATCGTTCGGCCAGTAAAGCTGCCTTCGTTGCCGCCCTGCGACGCCTGATCCCCTCGATCCGGCCCAGCGACCTGAAACCGGGCCGTTCGGGTGTGCGGGCACAGGCGGTTTCGCCCGACGGGCAATTGATCGATGATTTTTTGATCGAGGAAAGTGATCATGCGATCCATGTCCTTAACGCACCATCGCCGGCTGCCACCGCATCGATCGCGATCGCAGACCACATTATCGATCGATTCGCAGGCTAA
- a CDS encoding BatD family protein: MRTWLSVVLWIGLVGSACANAAEVAIAISSPQTYVGKSVTLQIAVDGNLKSEPEIPDVDGLLIEPAGQSSSRRQMIGSDGRVRLHNSLVLQYSVTPQREGEFVIPPIKIHTEGSRTITKAVRLGATKSETGDLMYVAIRGGKDRVFVGQSVDLTLQIWVRPYQNEDYGVELSEGQTWGLISRRTRWGQFGDVLQDLAKQRRRPGHGREVYRKDADGLDRKYWLYEISATVYPTHTGRIDADDIRIEMDYPTKIGRQRDPFEDFFGDSGSPLGGSMFGGMIPTDSLFRSRSGLAVTETRPIAAEAVVDPIDVVAIPQDGRPASYRGAVGRYTIDVEASPRDANVGDPITLTINVRGTGPLDLVRAPDLASQSQLVDGFKVADDDLAGYVDGNQKTFQTTIRARREGPQQIPPIEFSYFDPDAEKFVTVASDPISVDIQPGDLLKLDSIVADRKAAPIADATEPFRWDSFAGTTVSDRGFSADELMFQRGNHQPLGMRSMLWLGLAPMLWVLAWGFASRRWLFGWRSSKRRFHQAIDSAQTANEVAAALAVYLAGRLKLDGDHGLDDRVVGTLRRDGQSELAIRTERVMSMGRSEGAVIADPTGDAGLQSMKDEARKIAAAVSTKTGSRPLRTGQLRTTAVLGVVFAGSHLFSSAAAAQDQSSLLSDQQQIAIAREAVDLYQQAIQDPGTSDSMQQFELAAERYKSLAEGGLVNDRLYFNWGLAAQKSGRVGEAIAAYRKALRINPENVRYHDHLAQAESDAGVDHNPTVSAWFAWANDRLLRVVRPAAMRVIGLVGWWVCWVALAASVLIRTPVRRACRIVAVIAVLVAAPAAVSYWSRVLPLARDGSAVIVHSPLQIHEGDGKEFPVQDELIDRNGELVRVVEQRKGWVKIRRRQGSEGWVPDSQLTVI; encoded by the coding sequence ATGCGGACGTGGTTAAGCGTTGTACTTTGGATTGGACTGGTCGGATCCGCCTGCGCAAACGCGGCGGAAGTTGCGATCGCGATTTCGTCCCCGCAGACCTATGTCGGTAAGTCGGTAACGTTGCAGATCGCTGTCGACGGCAATCTGAAAAGCGAACCGGAGATTCCCGATGTCGATGGATTGTTGATCGAGCCCGCTGGGCAGTCGTCTTCGAGACGACAGATGATCGGCAGCGACGGACGAGTCCGTCTGCACAATTCGTTGGTGTTGCAATACAGCGTCACACCGCAGCGAGAGGGGGAGTTTGTGATCCCGCCGATCAAGATCCATACAGAAGGTTCGCGGACGATCACCAAGGCGGTGCGATTGGGGGCCACGAAGAGCGAAACTGGCGATCTGATGTACGTCGCAATTCGTGGCGGCAAGGACCGTGTTTTCGTTGGTCAGTCGGTCGATCTGACTCTGCAGATTTGGGTTCGACCCTATCAAAACGAAGACTACGGAGTCGAACTAAGCGAGGGTCAGACCTGGGGCCTGATTTCTCGCAGAACCCGTTGGGGGCAGTTCGGAGATGTGTTGCAGGACCTGGCCAAGCAGAGGCGGCGACCCGGCCATGGTCGTGAAGTCTATCGCAAGGATGCCGACGGGCTGGATCGCAAGTATTGGTTGTACGAGATCAGTGCAACCGTCTATCCGACCCATACCGGACGTATCGATGCGGACGACATCCGCATCGAAATGGATTACCCGACAAAGATCGGACGTCAACGCGATCCGTTCGAAGACTTTTTTGGCGATTCGGGATCGCCCCTGGGTGGTTCCATGTTCGGTGGAATGATTCCGACGGATTCGTTGTTTCGATCTCGCTCTGGTTTAGCTGTTACCGAAACTCGCCCGATCGCGGCGGAAGCCGTCGTGGATCCGATCGATGTGGTTGCCATTCCTCAGGATGGTCGCCCCGCGAGCTACCGTGGCGCCGTTGGCCGGTACACAATCGACGTCGAAGCAAGCCCACGGGATGCAAACGTCGGTGACCCGATCACGTTGACGATCAACGTCCGCGGCACCGGTCCCCTGGATTTGGTCCGGGCACCAGACTTGGCATCCCAGTCGCAGCTTGTCGATGGCTTCAAAGTGGCGGACGACGACCTGGCTGGTTACGTCGATGGCAACCAAAAGACTTTTCAAACCACCATTCGGGCTCGGCGGGAGGGACCGCAACAAATTCCCCCGATCGAGTTCAGTTACTTTGACCCCGATGCCGAAAAGTTTGTCACCGTGGCGTCGGATCCCATTTCGGTCGACATCCAACCAGGCGACTTGCTGAAGCTGGACTCGATCGTCGCTGACCGAAAGGCTGCGCCGATTGCCGATGCCACGGAACCGTTCCGGTGGGATTCATTCGCAGGGACAACGGTGAGTGACCGGGGCTTTTCGGCCGATGAACTGATGTTCCAACGCGGCAACCACCAACCATTGGGGATGCGATCGATGCTGTGGCTAGGCCTAGCACCGATGCTATGGGTTTTGGCTTGGGGATTCGCATCACGCCGGTGGTTGTTCGGATGGCGTTCATCGAAGCGTCGATTTCATCAAGCGATTGATTCCGCACAGACCGCCAACGAGGTTGCGGCGGCGTTGGCTGTCTATCTTGCCGGTCGGTTGAAGCTAGATGGTGATCATGGTTTGGATGACAGAGTGGTGGGGACGCTGCGTCGGGACGGGCAGAGCGAACTGGCGATCAGGACCGAACGAGTGATGTCGATGGGCCGCAGCGAAGGTGCTGTGATCGCCGATCCCACAGGCGATGCGGGTTTGCAGTCGATGAAAGACGAGGCCCGCAAGATCGCGGCAGCGGTGAGCACGAAAACTGGATCGCGGCCGCTACGCACGGGGCAGCTTCGTACCACCGCCGTACTGGGCGTCGTCTTCGCGGGTAGCCACCTCTTTTCGTCCGCGGCGGCGGCTCAGGACCAGTCGTCGCTGTTGAGCGATCAACAGCAAATCGCGATCGCACGGGAAGCGGTCGATTTGTATCAACAGGCGATCCAGGATCCGGGCACCAGCGATTCGATGCAGCAATTCGAGTTGGCGGCAGAGCGATACAAATCGTTGGCCGAAGGCGGCTTGGTGAACGACCGGCTGTACTTCAACTGGGGCTTAGCGGCCCAGAAATCGGGGCGCGTCGGTGAAGCCATCGCCGCCTATCGCAAGGCGCTGCGGATCAATCCCGAAAACGTGCGTTACCACGACCATCTGGCCCAAGCCGAGAGCGACGCCGGTGTCGATCACAATCCGACCGTATCGGCCTGGTTTGCTTGGGCAAACGACCGCCTGTTGCGAGTGGTCCGACCTGCGGCGATGCGAGTCATCGGGCTGGTCGGATGGTGGGTGTGTTGGGTGGCATTGGCGGCGTCGGTGTTGATTCGAACTCCCGTGCGGCGTGCTTGTCGAATCGTCGCGGTCATCGCTGTCTTGGTTGCCGCGCCGGCGGCGGTTTCGTATTGGTCACGCGTACTGCCTTTGGCACGTGACGGTTCGGCCGTGATCGTTCATTCCCCGCTACAGATTCACGAAGGGGACGGGAAAGAGTTTCCGGTTCAGGACGAGCTGATCGACCGCAATGGAGAATTGGTGCGTGTGGTGGAGCAGCGGAAAGGTTGGGTCAAGATTCGTCGCCGCCAAGGATCCGAAGGTTGGGTGCCGGACTCGCAGTTGACGGTGATCTGA
- the fusA gene encoding elongation factor G: MSLAKTRNIGISAHIDSGKTTLSERILFYTGRIHKIEEVKGGGDGATMDHMELEKERGITITSAATSVEWKDYKINLIDTPGHVDFTVEVERSLRVLDAAVLVLCSVGGVQSQSITVDRQMKRYQIPRLAFINKMDRTGANPYRVVQQLRDKLNADAFMMQIPIGAEDNFRGVVDLIEMVAYLHEGNEGEIVKTVPIPADLQDEAEEKRGEMLEALSMYSDELMEKLLSEDEITKELIYKVTRDAVNAGATPVYMGTAFKNKGVQPLLDAVTRYLPSPLDREIKGRDPSDEERRIELLPDSTRPFVGMAFKIVEDPFGQLTFMRIYQGTIKKGDGYVNQRTGRTERFSRIVRMHSEKREEIDSASAGDIVAVMGIDSASGDTYASERDFCTLESMFIPDAVIKVSVNPKNRSDSDKMGKALQRFRKEDPTFRVFTDEETKEILISGMGELHLDVYVERIRREYGVDIEVGAPKVSYRESPTKEVSFDYKHKKQSGGSGQFAHIKGKLMPIESDSEDSFEFEDHVTGGRIPKQYIPAIEKGFRDSLGKGPVAEYPVVGTRIDLEDGSFHEVDSSEKAFYTAAQGCFREYFKQAAPKLLEPIMNVEIECPEVFQGPVVGDVIKRRGLMTSTDVIEGNCVIKAEVPLGETFGYATDLRSMTQGQGTFTMELATYRQVPSNIQEDIIEAKKKADLVASK; the protein is encoded by the coding sequence ATGAGTCTGGCGAAAACAAGAAACATCGGGATCAGCGCTCACATTGACTCGGGGAAAACGACCCTCAGCGAGCGAATCCTGTTCTACACAGGCCGGATCCACAAGATCGAAGAGGTCAAAGGTGGCGGTGACGGCGCGACGATGGATCACATGGAGCTTGAAAAAGAGCGTGGGATCACGATCACCAGTGCCGCCACGTCGGTGGAATGGAAAGACTACAAGATCAACTTGATCGACACGCCCGGACACGTTGACTTTACCGTCGAAGTGGAACGGTCGCTTCGCGTTCTGGACGCAGCCGTGCTGGTCCTGTGCAGCGTCGGTGGCGTGCAAAGCCAATCGATCACGGTCGACCGCCAAATGAAGCGGTACCAAATTCCACGTCTGGCGTTCATCAACAAGATGGACCGTACCGGTGCCAACCCTTACCGCGTTGTGCAACAACTGCGCGACAAGCTGAACGCCGACGCGTTCATGATGCAAATTCCAATCGGCGCCGAAGACAACTTCCGTGGCGTGGTCGACCTGATCGAAATGGTCGCCTATCTGCACGAAGGCAATGAAGGCGAAATCGTGAAGACCGTGCCGATCCCGGCCGACCTGCAAGACGAAGCCGAAGAAAAACGCGGCGAAATGCTCGAAGCCCTGTCGATGTACAGCGACGAGCTGATGGAAAAGCTGCTTAGCGAAGACGAAATCACCAAGGAACTGATCTACAAGGTCACCCGTGATGCCGTCAACGCTGGTGCAACCCCGGTCTACATGGGAACCGCGTTCAAGAACAAAGGCGTTCAACCTTTGCTGGATGCCGTCACCCGTTACCTGCCCAGCCCGTTGGATCGCGAAATCAAAGGTCGTGACCCTTCGGACGAAGAACGGCGAATCGAACTGCTGCCCGACAGCACCCGTCCTTTCGTTGGCATGGCATTCAAGATCGTCGAAGATCCCTTCGGCCAGTTGACCTTCATGCGTATCTACCAAGGCACGATCAAAAAAGGCGACGGATACGTCAACCAACGTACCGGACGCACCGAACGATTCAGCCGCATCGTCCGCATGCACAGTGAAAAGCGAGAAGAAATCGACTCGGCCTCCGCCGGCGATATCGTCGCCGTCATGGGGATCGATTCGGCCAGTGGTGACACGTACGCTTCCGAGCGTGACTTCTGTACCCTGGAATCGATGTTCATCCCGGACGCTGTGATCAAGGTTTCGGTCAACCCGAAGAACCGCAGCGACAGCGACAAGATGGGCAAGGCCCTGCAACGTTTCCGCAAGGAAGACCCTACGTTCCGCGTCTTCACCGACGAAGAAACCAAGGAAATCCTGATCAGCGGAATGGGCGAACTGCACCTCGACGTCTATGTCGAACGGATCCGTCGCGAATACGGCGTCGACATCGAAGTGGGTGCCCCCAAGGTCAGCTACCGCGAAAGCCCGACCAAGGAAGTTTCGTTCGATTACAAGCACAAGAAGCAATCGGGTGGTTCGGGACAGTTTGCACACATCAAGGGCAAACTGATGCCGATCGAATCGGACAGCGAAGACAGCTTCGAATTCGAAGATCACGTCACCGGTGGACGCATTCCAAAGCAGTACATCCCAGCGATCGAAAAGGGATTCCGCGATAGCCTTGGAAAGGGCCCTGTCGCTGAATACCCCGTGGTGGGAACTCGGATCGACCTCGAAGACGGTAGCTTCCACGAAGTTGACTCGTCGGAAAAGGCTTTCTATACCGCTGCCCAAGGTTGCTTCCGCGAATACTTCAAGCAGGCTGCACCGAAACTGCTCGAACCGATCATGAACGTCGAAATCGAGTGCCCGGAAGTATTCCAGGGCCCCGTCGTTGGCGACGTGATCAAGCGTCGTGGATTGATGACCAGCACCGACGTGATCGAAGGCAACTGTGTCATCAAGGCTGAAGTCCCATTGGGCGAAACCTTCGGCTACGCCACCGACCTGCGAAGCATGACCCAAGGTCAGGGAACGTTCACCATGGAACTGGCGACCTATCGCCAAGTCCCATCGAACATCCAAGAAGACATCATCGAAGCCAAGAAGAAAGCTGACTTGGTCGCATCCAAGTAA
- the rpsR gene encoding 30S ribosomal protein S18 has product MAPRPMSTRSRARKRSRVRSRTKKKDPIFVDGHRPRPMYVDYKDIDLLKKMINRQGRIVGRRKSGCTAASQHAVSAAVKRARFMALLPYVGE; this is encoded by the coding sequence ATGGCTCCACGCCCGATGAGCACGCGTAGTCGTGCCCGCAAACGTAGTCGCGTCCGATCGCGAACCAAAAAGAAAGATCCGATCTTCGTCGATGGCCACCGCCCGCGGCCGATGTACGTGGATTACAAGGACATCGACCTGCTAAAGAAGATGATCAATCGCCAAGGTCGCATCGTCGGCCGTCGCAAGAGCGGTTGTACGGCTGCCAGCCAGCACGCGGTCAGCGCTGCTGTCAAACGCGCCCGTTTCATGGCTCTGTTGCCGTACGTCGGCGAGTAG
- a CDS encoding acyl-CoA thioesterase translates to MFSTQRRVEFRDTDAAGIVHFSAFFPMMESAEHEMLRSLGISVLPKPVDGQHPISWPRVAANCNYLSAARFEDVLRIDVHVAKIGSSSVRYEFRFLRDPVPELADRPNVAGSPDRHQDSAGSAPSDGVLIAEGSITVVCCLMTPDGLSKTQIPANLRELFQKHQ, encoded by the coding sequence GTGTTTAGTACCCAACGCCGCGTCGAGTTTCGTGATACCGACGCGGCCGGAATCGTTCACTTTTCGGCGTTTTTCCCAATGATGGAATCCGCCGAGCATGAAATGCTGCGGTCTTTGGGCATTTCTGTGCTGCCAAAGCCGGTCGATGGCCAACATCCGATCAGCTGGCCTCGTGTGGCCGCCAATTGCAATTATTTGTCGGCGGCCCGCTTCGAGGATGTGCTGCGAATTGACGTCCACGTGGCGAAGATCGGTTCCAGCAGCGTTCGCTACGAATTTCGCTTCTTGCGAGATCCGGTGCCGGAATTGGCCGACCGCCCCAATGTCGCTGGATCGCCGGATCGCCATCAGGATAGCGCTGGATCAGCACCCAGCGACGGTGTTTTGATTGCCGAGGGCAGTATCACGGTCGTCTGCTGTCTGATGACGCCCGATGGGCTCTCGAAAACCCAGATCCCGGCGAACCTGCGAGAGTTGTTCCAAAAGCATCAATGA
- a CDS encoding ABC transporter permease — MKSCLAEWMSGTNGLIGGWAVSDITTPGVSDAHLSNFGMIDAASSLAGSSLFLAQGANWVPAWLTPLYLIAVGLLLGVVVAAVVYGLLSLLSFVPVLGRLADTPKIAITASLVIGGIIGAALCMVYVPMVGGDDFAYALIMPLMTIGLLLGFGFIYGMWHRTRSEWFEILGEGVVPYLLSVAGLFIVIGLASTPLVVEPMNFVRSIPAVNFFGDGTTELSVTVPGVGDGDADESPFHPANVNYNLRNMSVLKIRSDKTVLLADSGDTSSFSSVPYRVNADDELVFRSAERETPPVPVDATRLHIQNREINPATVVFTITSLPPIPQASSIVMLAVSFFLSMTAIMAFRQAAPRVWALALSTAKNEMAQPLYLLLLALGMFGVVFFGFYPFNTLGDDIRLLKDSGVTLIMVMGMLQAVWSAGTTVSDEIEGRTALTVLSKPVSRRSFILGKYAGIMLSVLVLFVIIGAVLLIVISYKPIYDARETSRAATTWQVGHEEIMTTIPILGLYFMETMAIGAISVALATRLPLLANFITCFVIYVIGNLTSPLVASTEGNNELVGFVGKLIAVVVPNLNIFNVQSAVDAGNPIPLIYLAGAFNYLVCFAIAIWMLAMLLFEDRDLA; from the coding sequence ATGAAGTCCTGCCTCGCTGAATGGATGTCTGGAACGAACGGATTGATTGGCGGCTGGGCCGTCTCGGATATCACGACGCCGGGAGTCTCTGACGCCCATTTGTCGAATTTCGGGATGATCGATGCAGCGTCGTCCTTGGCCGGTTCGAGCCTCTTTCTGGCTCAAGGTGCCAACTGGGTCCCCGCCTGGCTGACGCCGCTTTATCTAATCGCCGTCGGTCTGTTGTTGGGCGTGGTCGTGGCTGCTGTGGTCTACGGACTGCTATCGCTATTGTCATTCGTCCCGGTGCTGGGGCGATTGGCGGATACACCCAAAATCGCGATCACGGCATCCTTGGTCATCGGTGGAATCATCGGGGCCGCGTTGTGCATGGTGTATGTGCCCATGGTGGGTGGGGATGATTTTGCCTATGCGTTGATCATGCCGCTGATGACCATCGGGCTGCTGCTGGGGTTCGGGTTCATCTACGGGATGTGGCATCGAACGCGATCGGAATGGTTCGAGATTCTGGGCGAAGGGGTCGTGCCGTACCTATTAAGTGTGGCCGGTTTGTTCATCGTGATTGGTTTGGCGTCGACGCCACTGGTCGTCGAACCGATGAACTTTGTCCGGTCGATTCCGGCGGTCAACTTCTTTGGTGATGGGACGACTGAATTATCGGTCACCGTGCCGGGCGTGGGAGATGGGGACGCGGATGAATCGCCGTTCCATCCGGCCAACGTCAACTACAATCTTCGCAATATGTCGGTGTTGAAAATCCGCAGCGACAAAACGGTCTTGTTGGCCGACTCCGGCGATACCTCATCGTTTTCCAGCGTCCCGTACCGGGTCAACGCTGACGATGAGTTGGTGTTTCGGTCCGCCGAACGCGAAACGCCACCGGTTCCCGTAGACGCGACGCGGCTGCACATTCAGAACCGTGAAATCAATCCAGCGACCGTTGTCTTTACGATCACCAGTCTGCCACCGATTCCGCAGGCGTCGTCGATCGTCATGTTGGCGGTGTCGTTCTTTTTGTCGATGACGGCGATCATGGCGTTCCGCCAGGCGGCGCCTCGCGTTTGGGCGTTGGCTCTGTCGACTGCCAAAAACGAGATGGCTCAACCGCTGTATCTGCTCCTGTTGGCGCTGGGCATGTTCGGTGTGGTGTTCTTTGGATTCTATCCATTCAACACGCTGGGTGACGACATTCGATTGCTGAAGGATAGCGGTGTCACGCTGATCATGGTGATGGGCATGTTGCAGGCCGTTTGGAGTGCAGGGACAACCGTCAGCGACGAAATCGAAGGGCGTACCGCCCTGACCGTGCTCAGCAAGCCTGTCAGCCGTCGATCGTTCATCCTGGGCAAATACGCCGGGATCATGCTGTCCGTGTTGGTGCTGTTTGTGATCATCGGCGCGGTGTTGCTGATCGTGATCAGCTACAAGCCAATCTACGATGCTCGCGAAACATCGCGTGCCGCCACGACTTGGCAAGTCGGTCACGAAGAAATCATGACGACGATCCCGATCCTGGGACTGTACTTCATGGAAACGATGGCGATCGGTGCGATTTCGGTGGCTCTGGCCACTCGTCTGCCGCTGCTGGCGAACTTCATCACCTGTTTCGTGATCTACGTGATCGGCAACCTGACCTCGCCCTTGGTCGCTTCGACGGAGGGGAACAACGAATTGGTTGGCTTTGTGGGCAAATTGATAGCGGTGGTGGTGCCCAACCTGAACATCTTTAACGTCCAATCCGCGGTGGATGCTGGAAATCCGATTCCGCTGATCTACTTAGCGGGTGCATTCAACTATCTTGTATGTTTCGCAATCGCGATATGGATGCTCGCGATGTTGCTTTTCGAGGACCGCGACTTGGCCTGA
- a CDS encoding ATP-binding cassette domain-containing protein, translating into MSRFSTLSQPRSEPQARGAVLAYLWAALAGLLVPVLVILVGVIALLLNSNGLSGTEVRLGAFLRIPISNTLTELAPLTQLTWLVGLTFMVATIFSVSVWLHRRAADARACRIVKSLHQRVLRQSLRRAELEGAAAQHVRAELLIGKQLPLVQKGLSLWYRAVPRSLLTLVGCVAVALMINVWLALLAVVSGVLLWQLSRRLRRNDESELNHWEVPRSRRRMAELVGQAPLLARLHSQGLADHAFQAELESLYRRIYDEDARLGRIWPILFFALSAAVAVMLLGLGVNLFGVDNGLSLPAALAIGLALGGAIAAAGRLIGLAAQLSDSGEASDAVYQYLHRSSEIAPSEQRVGLAGLRDGVEIRDVTLGDSNGNPILSHLSLSLKPKSFVAILGTDPVPTRALTELLMGFGTPSEGRVALDGIQLRDVHPQALARHVMWIEPDGPVWEGTIMENMRGDDESINNSDLVAALEEVDVYERLQRMPDGLSTIITPGDSSLTVETTYAMGVARALLHKPPIVLASEPPPPAEHLTNDPCLAALRKLSENGSLVVVLPRRLQTLRSADRVVLLNGPRLVGEGKHAELLADSDLYRHLNYLLFNPYRHSKV; encoded by the coding sequence TTGAGCCGATTCAGCACGCTATCGCAGCCAAGAAGTGAACCACAAGCCCGCGGCGCCGTTTTAGCCTACCTATGGGCGGCGTTGGCTGGATTGTTGGTTCCGGTGTTAGTCATCTTGGTGGGCGTGATCGCGTTGCTGTTGAATTCCAACGGGCTAAGCGGTACCGAAGTTCGTTTGGGAGCCTTCCTGCGGATCCCGATCAGCAACACGCTGACCGAGTTGGCCCCGCTGACTCAATTGACCTGGTTGGTCGGGCTGACGTTCATGGTCGCTACGATCTTTTCGGTATCGGTCTGGCTCCATCGCCGGGCCGCCGATGCCCGCGCCTGTCGAATCGTTAAATCTTTGCACCAACGGGTGCTTCGTCAGAGTCTTCGACGCGCCGAACTGGAAGGCGCCGCGGCGCAGCATGTCCGCGCGGAATTGTTGATCGGCAAACAGTTGCCGCTGGTTCAGAAGGGACTATCGCTGTGGTACCGCGCGGTTCCTCGCAGCCTGTTGACTCTGGTCGGATGTGTCGCCGTCGCGTTGATGATCAATGTTTGGTTAGCACTCTTGGCGGTGGTCAGTGGCGTTTTGCTGTGGCAATTGTCGCGTCGATTGCGACGTAACGATGAATCGGAATTGAACCACTGGGAAGTCCCGCGTTCGCGACGACGGATGGCGGAACTGGTGGGGCAGGCGCCTTTGCTGGCTCGACTGCATTCCCAGGGTTTGGCGGACCACGCGTTTCAGGCAGAATTGGAATCCTTGTATCGCCGGATTTACGACGAAGATGCGCGGCTGGGCCGAATTTGGCCGATCCTGTTCTTTGCATTGTCCGCGGCCGTTGCGGTGATGTTGCTAGGGCTGGGGGTGAACCTGTTTGGCGTCGACAACGGTCTTAGCCTTCCCGCCGCGCTGGCGATCGGCTTGGCGCTGGGCGGCGCCATCGCAGCAGCGGGGCGATTGATAGGGTTGGCTGCCCAGTTAAGCGATAGCGGCGAAGCCAGTGACGCGGTCTACCAGTACTTGCACCGCAGTAGCGAGATCGCACCAAGCGAACAACGCGTTGGCCTGGCTGGGCTACGCGACGGCGTTGAAATCCGCGACGTGACGCTGGGGGATTCCAACGGCAACCCGATCCTAAGCCACCTCAGTCTAAGCCTGAAACCGAAGTCCTTTGTCGCGATTCTGGGCACCGACCCGGTTCCGACGCGAGCACTGACAGAACTGTTGATGGGATTCGGAACGCCCAGCGAAGGCCGCGTCGCCTTGGACGGCATCCAATTGCGTGACGTGCACCCACAGGCATTGGCCCGGCACGTGATGTGGATCGAACCGGATGGTCCGGTTTGGGAAGGGACCATCATGGAAAACATGCGTGGGGACGACGAATCGATCAACAACAGCGATCTTGTGGCGGCGCTAGAAGAAGTGGATGTGTACGAGCGGTTGCAGCGGATGCCCGACGGGCTCAGCACGATCATCACGCCTGGCGATTCTTCGTTGACGGTCGAAACGACTTATGCCATGGGGGTTGCCCGAGCGCTGCTACACAAGCCACCGATCGTCCTGGCCAGCGAACCGCCACCGCCCGCCGAACACCTGACCAATGATCCTTGCTTGGCAGCGCTGCGAAAGCTCAGTGAGAATGGTTCGCTTGTTGTCGTCCTACCACGACGCCTGCAAACGCTTCGCTCGGCTGACCGAGTGGTCCTGTTGAACGGCCCGCGTTTGGTCGGTGAAGGAAAGCATGCCGAGTTGCTAGCCGACAGCGATCTGTATCGCCACCTGAATTACCTGCTGTTCAATCCCTATCGCCACTCCAAGGTCTAG